The Lysinibacillus pakistanensis genome includes a window with the following:
- a CDS encoding IS110 family transposase, producing MNPVVGLDISKGESQVQAFLDKGKPYRKSFKVTHTLEGLNDLVIFLEDVKNEAGMKPTIILEATGHYGAPVIHYLEERGYLLIIINPLISYKARGSSLRKVKTDAIDAYLLCELFYKEELEPYKKRGVQLLNLRNLTRQHENITGVMIQTKLQFQAVLEQIFPEYKGVFGDLYSMVSLLTLSEFPSSEDILKASEESITDKIYELCKSRSIRWANEKALQLKAAAARNPFEKTVYQSHILSLDMYIKILLQYKEHLSKLESEIDALAKEIEEYSIIKSIPGIGEKIAATIISEIGEIDRFNNPKKLVAFAGVDPSVFESGKFSATKNRITKRGSSRLRHALFMAVRCAIRDCRKTKTDDTIIPRNKKLREFYDKKRDEGKPFKVAIIACVNKLIHWIFALLKNRTAYQDLA from the coding sequence ATGAATCCAGTCGTTGGTCTGGATATTTCAAAAGGAGAAAGCCAGGTACAAGCATTTTTAGATAAAGGCAAACCATATCGTAAAAGTTTTAAGGTAACGCATACTTTAGAAGGTCTGAATGACTTAGTTATATTTTTAGAGGATGTAAAAAACGAGGCTGGTATGAAGCCTACGATCATTTTAGAAGCTACAGGACATTATGGTGCCCCTGTCATACATTATTTAGAAGAACGAGGATATTTATTGATTATCATTAATCCGTTAATTTCATATAAGGCAAGAGGTTCCAGTTTGAGAAAAGTAAAAACGGATGCCATTGATGCCTATCTTCTTTGTGAATTGTTCTATAAAGAGGAACTGGAGCCATATAAAAAACGTGGTGTGCAATTATTAAACCTTCGTAATCTTACTAGACAACATGAAAATATAACTGGCGTAATGATTCAAACTAAGTTGCAATTTCAGGCAGTCCTTGAACAGATATTTCCTGAATATAAAGGGGTTTTCGGAGACTTATATTCTATGGTTTCACTATTAACTCTTTCCGAGTTCCCTTCTTCAGAAGATATTTTGAAAGCAAGTGAGGAATCCATTACAGACAAAATATATGAACTATGTAAGAGTAGGTCCATTAGATGGGCAAATGAAAAAGCTTTACAGCTTAAAGCCGCTGCAGCTCGTAATCCTTTTGAAAAAACAGTTTATCAAAGTCATATTTTAAGTCTGGATATGTATATAAAGATCCTTCTTCAGTACAAAGAGCACCTATCAAAGTTAGAGTCAGAAATAGATGCCCTCGCTAAAGAAATTGAAGAATATAGTATTATCAAATCTATCCCAGGCATCGGTGAAAAAATCGCTGCAACGATTATTTCTGAGATTGGTGAAATAGATCGATTTAACAACCCTAAAAAGCTTGTGGCTTTCGCTGGAGTTGACCCAAGTGTTTTCGAATCAGGTAAATTTTCAGCGACCAAGAATCGAATTACAAAACGAGGTTCAAGTAGACTTCGTCATGCCTTGTTTATGGCTGTTCGTTGTGCAATACGAGATTGCAGAAAAACTAAAACAGACGATACAATCATTCCTCGAAACAAGAAATTACGTGAATTCTATGATAAAAAACGTGACGAAGGAAAACCTTTTAAAGTAGCGATTATAGCTTGTGTTAATAAACTTATACATTGGATTTTTGCCTTACTAAAAAACAGAACTGCGTACCAAGATTTAGCTTGA
- a CDS encoding GNAT family N-acetyltransferase, which produces MKLYKDAGWWEERKEQDIEEMLKREISIGVWKEGTLIGFARAITDGNFRAYIEDVVIHQAYQKSGIGKNLVSKLLDELSHIDVISLFCEEHLIPFYKKNNFKYSKSQFVLHRK; this is translated from the coding sequence ATGAAACTTTATAAAGATGCAGGTTGGTGGGAGGAAAGAAAAGAACAAGATATTGAAGAAATGTTAAAAAGGGAAATTTCAATTGGTGTATGGAAAGAGGGTACTCTTATTGGGTTTGCAAGGGCTATAACGGACGGAAATTTTAGGGCTTATATAGAAGACGTTGTTATACATCAAGCATATCAAAAGTCAGGCATTGGAAAGAATCTTGTATCAAAATTGTTAGACGAACTATCTCATATTGATGTTATTAGCTTGTTTTGTGAAGAACATTTAATTCCTTTTTACAAAAAAAACAACTTTAAATACAGTAAATCACAATTTGTATTACATAGAAAATGA
- a CDS encoding VOC family protein — MIQSIVHIALVVKDYDEAIEFYTKKLNFELVEDIYQPEQNKRWVVVSPPGSVGTTILLAKASKPEQEPFIGNQSGGRVFLFLNTDDFWRDYNYMKSKGIEFEREPKEQSYGIVAVFKDLYGNLWDLLQLNVDHPIAQRIK, encoded by the coding sequence ATGATTCAATCAATAGTTCATATCGCATTAGTAGTAAAAGACTACGATGAAGCAATAGAGTTCTATACAAAGAAACTAAATTTTGAATTAGTCGAAGATATTTATCAACCAGAACAAAACAAACGCTGGGTAGTGGTGTCCCCTCCTGGTTCAGTAGGTACCACAATATTATTAGCTAAAGCATCTAAACCTGAGCAGGAACCCTTTATAGGTAATCAGTCGGGTGGTAGAGTTTTTCTTTTCTTAAATACTGACGATTTTTGGAGAGATTATAACTATATGAAATCAAAAGGAATTGAATTTGAGAGAGAACCAAAAGAGCAATCATATGGAATAGTTGCAGTGTTTAAGGATTTATACGGGAATTTATGGGATTTGTTGCAACTAAATGTTGATCATCCCATTGCTCAAAGAATTAAGTAG